A segment of the Nasonia vitripennis strain AsymCx chromosome 2, Nvit_psr_1.1, whole genome shotgun sequence genome:
CTACTAATCATACTAATCAGAGAAGCACAAGTATATAAACTCAGTTAGCCGAACTCACCGGATCATTTTCCCATCTGGTCGGTATGACCGGGCGTATCCTCTTGACGCAGACCGCGAATCTCATCTCTTCGAAGTCAGGATCGCTAGGCACGACGTCGTGATAGGGCAGGGCGTAGGGCTCCGCCGTGGAAACTTTGCCACCGGATGCGCACCTTCTGCAGACTTCCCAGAGGACGAGGCCGACCGAGTACATGTCGGCCATCTTGAAAGCGTCGAACGAGGATGTGTTGAGGGACTCGTCAAGAACCTCGGGCGCCATGTACCTGCGAGTACCCACTCGCGTGTTGGGCGCGATGTCGATCTCTCCGGTGTCGCTGcaacgaaaataaaatgaatgaGTAAATCGCCCGGCAATGTCAGCACGGAACAAGAGATTCGCAAAGAAAGTCTCGATGCTCACCTCAGGTAGCGCACAGCCAGGCCGAAGTCAGCGATGGCGCACTCGCCGTTGCGCTTGACCAGTATGTTCTTGCTCTTGATGTCTCTGTGCGCGATGGCGGGTTTGCCCTTGGTGCCGAAGATCTCGGTGTGCAGGTGCACCACTCCCGACGCGATGGACAGGCATATCGCGAGCAGCGAGGGATGGTCGAGAACAGAGGTCTGCAGATAGTCGTGCAGCGATCCCCTCTCGTGGTAGTCGGTGATGAGCAACATCTGCGTCCAGGATCCCGTGCCCTTGATATCAGCGGCGATAAATCCGAGAATATTGTCGTGCCTCATCATGACGGTCTGGTAAATCTCCGTCTCCCTGAACCAGGAGGCTTCCTCGAGCGTGAAGAAGACCTTGACGGCGACCTTCTCGCCACGCCACCTGGCCAGCCAGACCTCACCGTACCTGCCCTTGCCGACGCACTGCGAGAGAGCCAGCTGCTTGGCGATGGTTCTCTGCACGAGCAGGGGCAGTCCGGATCCGGATCCGCTGCTTTGGTCGATGAGGTCCTTGAGCGTACCCTGGGACGAGACGAGACAAGGTCCCCGTTCCTTCCTGCGGTAGCGATGGTAGATAAGTACCATCGAGACGCTGAAGACGATCAGGAGGACGGAGAGCGAGACCGCCAGGATGATGAGCGGGACACCGGAGGGCAGAGCTCTTGGATCCGGCGGCACCGTCGGCTTCGACTTGTACATGGGGAAGACGTCCTTGTTACAGAGATCGGTGTTGTTGCAGCAGACGATGTTCTTCTCCTGGATGTGGGGTACCAGGTTGCCCTTGCACTGCATGAAGCCCTGCTCGTCGGGCGGCAGACAGCCGAACGACCACTCGGGCACGTTCTCGTCCGAGTCGGCATCGTAGACCTTCTCGACGGCGCTGAAGCAGTGGCCGCCGGGTCGCGTCTCGCACGTGCCGTTCTGACGACCGTCGGGACAGTGGCCGTCGCAGTAGCAGGTTATCGCCGAGACTGAAAATTTCGGCGCTCGTTAGAATCTTTCATAATATTACACGGCCACGCGCGGCGGTAGATATAATCGGAGGACTTGAAAATAGCCGTGATTTTTTGCGCGACAGAGAGCCGATCCCAGAtcgataatttccgattatCGAGCGCGATTGAGAGAAGAGGGGCTTATAGTATAAATAGTCCGTTGTAAACAGCCGAGTTGCGCAACCCACGACTCGGTCTCCCTCTCTAGGGGACAAAAATACACGCGTAGGTGCATCGGCCACGCATATTCGCGGCAAACGAGCagaaaggaaaaagaagagcgaGAATACGAGACGCGAAGTGAAAGAGCGAGCAGGATACGAGTAATTAAATGATAATGCCAGCCGCGTGTAGGCGTCcgcagaggagagagagagagagagagagagagagagagagagagagaaagaggaagaaggTGCGCCCCTTCAATATACCTGTGTGTttgcgcgagtgagagagatacCGGCGAGCGCGTATAATGCACACAGAGGTGTGCATATCTCGCCGGATGCATATATCGACAGAGGCGCGTCTCTGACGATGCGGAGGTTGGCGATTTTTTCCTGCGCACTCAGTGGCAGAGACGTGTATATTTTCTTATACCTAATTAGATCGATCAAAATTAACGCGGAAGAGGCGCGCACGTGTAGGCAGGAGACAAGTAGGGATTTTCACGTGCGTGACTCATGCGCGAATGTAACACTCTCTCGGCGCTTCCTTATCTGGCGGTTCGCGCGTGGGAAAACCGTTCGGCGAACTGAGGAattgcgccgccgctgctgctttctcaagtgtattatatatatatatatatatataatatatatgcgAATCGAAAATTTTATCCCGAGCCGATACGAACCGCGACTGAGAGACGCCTCGCGCGCGATGCTGCGGGCGAAAAATGCGCTCTTTGCAATAACTTcaataatacacacacacacgcgcggtgCGAACGAGAGCGCGGCGATAAGGCTCCGCTGTGCGCCTAGATAGATACGAGCCGGCGCCTCTGCGATGTAGACGCTTCTTTAGCTAGATATCGAGGATGCAGCCTGTAATTATAGAGACGGGGGCGATTCGCCAATAATAATAGGGCATCGACTCTCGTAAACagtatagtaataataataaaaacaataacatGGCCGATGATTTTATAAGCCGGGAGAGTATACGCCCCCGCGGGTGTAGCTCGTGTAAAACGAGACACGAAGCGTAACGGAATATGCCATTTATACGACGTGATGTTTAACCGaatctctgcgcgcgcgcgattatacGCACGAGGACTGATGGTCGGGAGCTTCTGGCGTATTAGATCGGCATACGCGCCGGCGCTTATCGCTTTTTATGAACTAGATTTTTGGTTCTACGTGCGTCACTGTAATGTCAAATCGCCTCGCATTAAAAGTGTAGTCCCGACGACGGCGAAGGTTTcgcaaaatacaaaatattggATTTTACACTTTCGGGGCTTAAATATTTACGATCATCAGACCGCCAGCGTGTACTGCAATTTATTCCAATTTTCTATATCCTTGTGGCTTGACCTACCGGCTATTTTGCTTTTGACAACGAAAACacgatgaattttttaacgCCTGCACTCGGAGCAACAAATAGCTATACATGTAAGCCAGGTACTCCGCACAGTGAACACAGCGCGAGATAATCGATGGCCGCATAAAACCGCGAATTCCAGCTAAAGTCGCGTGTCGCGCGcttctaataataataatgctgTCGGCGGCCTCGTGTAATACTTCTCCGAGAATAATTTCTATGGCATATAACGAGCATGGTACCACCTATACCAGGCTTATACCCTCTGCGCAAAAATAATCGATTGCCGATATCGCGAGCAGCGGATTTAGGCTAGACCGATGTGCGCACAGAACAGCTGTATGGAGCgcccttttctctctttcttccccTTTGATGGGAATCGATTGGCCGAGCATCGAGTAATAATTCAAAGCCGATACCGAGAAATCGGCTCTATTTTCGATTGCGTGATGCGCCTATCGTGAGTTACTCGGCTGCCGGAAAGTTAATGAGTCTTGGAACGAGGAAATCGAGAAGCTCGTCTTTAATCGAAATCGTACAGAAGCGTAAAAGTATGAAAacaattcaaatttcccgcgcgcTCGGTAACGCAGTACAAACTCGCGCGTAGTTTATCCGACCGTTAGCGGGAATGTCGAGCACTGAATTCCAAAAAGATAATCGTCGATCGTCGTCCGCGACAAAACGGCGATTTCTCACGTACTCGCGTGCCGACGAGTCTCTTTCAAAAATAGCCTCTCCTCTCGCGCAGCGCAGACATACTTAATCACCAAAAAGCAGAATAGCAGCCGGGGGCAATTACCGCGGAAAAACGCCTACGAAGATGAGCTGCATTGCCAGACAGTTCACTAGCACCAAAAGCTCAGCTATCAGTTGTCCGAGAGATATTCGGATGCGTGtgtttgtgtatatatagcacacacacacaccacgcacgcacgcacataGACGTACAGAGCGTCGGGATTTATATACACTTGCGCCGGGAATCCGCGACTATTATTCATCGCTCGAAATTGGCGCTGCTCCATGGTAGAGGCAAAAAAGAGCGAGATATGCACACCCGCGACTTCTAATTTCGAGACGGCCGCCGCTATTTTCGCGCCAGCTGCGTGTCTGTGTACAAGAGGAGAGAGACAAGCGGATATATGCCTCGAGGAGAGACACTGATGTGTACTACATAACGTGCGCCGGATCGATCGAGAGGAAAAGCCTGAAGGATGACACGCTGAGCGGTATGGATATCCGTTGACTTTTGATTTATGCCCCGGAAGCGAGGGGAAGAGAAGATTGATTGGGTTTCGGATTTTCAGAAAGTGGAAGAAAGCCAGGGGATGGGGAATTATTCAtggatttcaatttttctcgaTCAGAGAGTAACTCGCGCGATAGGATGTAGTAAGAGCGATTCAATGCAAAAAATACCGATTCCCCCAAACGCATCCCAGCAAAAATTCCAAGCTTCATCCCGCTCTTTCCCACAAAAATCCGGAACGGAATAAATCACGGGATTCCTTcgactttttctctcctttctctctctctctctagctcggACGCACAACTAGACCTCTGAGAGAGCAAGTTCCCATACAACGAACCGGCCTTTTTTCGCCAGTCGCTCGCGACACGAAAGTCgcattcacacacacacgcgcgcgcgcgcgcgtacgacTTATAAGGCGCGTTTGTCGCGCGGCGCTTTTTCGCGAGCCCCGTGTAAATCCATTATCATCATCGCATGCGCGAGCTCATTTCAATACACCCCAAGCGCAGACTTTACGCCGATCGTAAAGCAGGCATTTTACACACTGCGTATGTAACGGGATTAGCTGCGTGTGTACAAGCCTGTTCTTTGTTGCGgctgctttttttttctcggcgCAGAGAGATACTTTGTTGCCTCGACAAAAAGAAGCGACGACGTTTATCCGATGCATCATCGCGTGCATCGCACACGCACCTTCGTTCCGAGGCAATAAGCGATGTATATTGTTTCATCACTTGTATACGCGGAATCCAAGAGTCGCCGTTGAATGTAAACAGTGGGTATATAGGCTAGTCGTAAACAAtgcgaaaatcgcgcgcgcgagcttgttACGTGGTATGGTGTGCGGTTGGACGATGACGCCGACGACGGCCGCGCGGAGATACGACCTCGTATCTGCCGCTGTCTCTCCTTTAATTATCTCGATCGACAAATATTTACTCGACAACCAACGAATCGACTCTCTGCCATATACGCGCCGTACCATCGTGCGAATTCGTGTACTCGGATATAAACACGCGTGCGacgaattcaaatttattcagTGCAGAGAGATATAGCTTGCTGCACCCTCGAACAAAAGCCacctatactctctctctctctctctctctcttcgcggcATGAAGAATATGGATGTATAACAACTCCGCTGCTCTTCgagaagaggaggaaaaataCCAGTCGgccgtttttctctctcccgtcgATCGCCTTGAAAAGGCTGCTACACTActgctccccccccccctcgccCCTGTAATTTACATTCGCACGTGCGCACCGCAATCCTTTCCAGCTcgctggctctctctctctctctgtatgagCGTCGGAGGGAGCGCTGCGTCTTAGGCGATTTCGCTCTCGGAAAACTGGTTGAATTACGATCGGGAGAGTGTATACTCGCTCCGCTGCATTGTCGAGAGTGCTTTGAATGATTTATTCTTAagaattcatatttttattcgtCAATTACGCCCAGCCCGAGTCGACGCTGATATTTCTTCCGAGAGACGAGGCGAGAGCTGTATAACGCTCTTTTTTACGACGCAGCGGAAGTGTAAAACTCGATAAGAAAGTTTTTTATCTCGAGAGAAAAGTACTCGCGCGAGctcggagagagaaaacacATTTCTCGAGGGGTAAAAAGTGTCGgattctctgtctctcgcttctctcggaGGGGGAGAAAGACGTCGaggacgcgcgcgctcggatgTCCTCGCGTCGTGTTGTCTGAGGAAACACACAAGAGTCTCTCcctgctctctctcccgtGCGAGAGATTGAAAGCAGGCGATAATATTGGCTTAGGACCGAGTATATAAGTGAAACAACTTCCCGTCGCTGTTTACCCTCTAATCGTCCGCTGCTATGTACGCGTAGCGTGATTTCAATGCAAACGGCaaaaaaaatcgcgcacgTATCAAGGGGGAAGAGCTGACGCGGTCGCCGCCTTTTTCGGAGATATCCGCAGTGGCTTTTATTATGCAATAACCCACTTTCGAAAGTACACGCGTACGCGCGGCTTACGCTCATTAAagcttctctctcggcgtCAATTTGTCGATAACGAGCTCTTTACCCGGCTTTAAGGACTTATCGCTTTATCCAAGTGTCGTCGTCCTCCAATTTCAAATATAGCTCTCTCGAGAGTGTGCGCGTCTCGCGCGCCTCTTTATTAAAGCCGAAATTGCGGTAGACGGTGAAAAAGGAGGAGCGACGCCCAAAACGTTCCAGACAGAAAGCGACGAAGATGGCTCGCACGCTCGAAATGGAGAAAATCCGAGAAACTCCGTATGCTCCTGCAGCGGGGaaaaactcgcgcgcacgtgtgtttTGAAGTAGGAGCCGCCGCAATTCGTCGGAAGAGGCttcctcgaaaaaaaaaagaggcaGGAAAAAGCTGGCACGCTGCCGTCTGCTGCAGTGTTTCGCCtaaggctctctctctctctctctctctctctcgcgctgaCTTTTTCGGAGAACGGATTTCTTAGAGAGAATCGAAGCGGCTCATTTGCGAAAGATTGGCTTTTTGAAGACTTGCCAATCAAGAGAGGAACAAACACGCGAGATATAGCTGCTTATAAATAATCCCGCGCGACGAGGGAATATAAAGAAACGTCAACAGCCTTGACATTTTTACGCCGAAGTTTATCGCCTAAACAGTCGGTAATTCATCTCTCCTCGGCCTTACGGAACACACGTCGGAGTCGATCTAGAAGCGTCTAAATTTAACGCGGATCATTTATACGCGAGCGATTTCCtcgatatatattatattccgATCAGGGATATACTCGCGAGGCAcataagaaagagagagagagacggtaTAGCGCAAAGAGAGACTCATCCGGTTAGCGAGAGCGCATACCGAGTCGTTTATTTCAGGATCTAAGGGAGGCTTCTTCGCGCGCCTAACATTCTCGCACCTCCGTCCAGGGATATTTCGGCTGCTGCTACAATGACGCATCGTCGCTAATGCTCTTTTCTCGTCTTCTCTCGCCCCGTCACCCCCTGCGGCGATAATTGACTTTTTCCTCCGCTACGCGTCTGTGCACACACAAACTCGTCGTTATTATTGTTTCTATTTAGGTACTACACGACATTCGATTATGCGAACAGCCAAATGCGCTTCGGAATTTCAGTTCGAGTATTGATTTACGGATAAATAACGCGCGGCGATTCAACGACTTAATCCGTACCCTTAATTTTTCCGTCACCCTCTTCCGACCCCTGGGTTCATCCCCCTCTGCGCTTATACATACAGCCCACTCGTGTGTCCCGTCCGGCGGCCGCATCTGCATAATCGTTCTCGGCTCGTCGGGAATCAATTGTCGCGCTAGGCTGAATCGCGAGATTTATCGAGTACACGTGCCgctattatacatttttcttctgCTCAAAGTGAATCATCCGCTGTATCGATTCGCGATGATGGACTCGGTAATGAGCTACATAGGAGGAAAAACAACGATTTTCCAATTCGGAAGATCCGAAGCGATATTACACGTATACGCCGTTTGTTTACGCGACAGTCCACTTCCTGGAGATACGGTGTATATAAACTAGTGGAAAAAAGATTTATACTTTTACAATCAAAGTCCGTAACGCGCGctatctgtttttttattcaaaatcaatTATATCGGCGCGCGAAGATTCGATCTCGCTTCGCGGCAGAGGCTGCGCAGTAGACTCCGCAATCGAATCTGATGTTGACGGAATTACCCGAGTTATCTACTTCTCTTTCGATAATACGTCAGTACGTTCCGTTCCTTTGTGTCGAGCAGGAATACGAGTACAGTCTCTACGTTGTATTGAAATAAAACGTTTTCGCCGATAAGACTGatgcagagagagagcaacATCTGGCGCGACGACGTGGAGGActgaaagaggaaaaaatcggAAGCAGCGACTCGTCTTTTTTCCGTATACAACCGATGGCTATCTCTCTGCGGCGTCCGGGAAACGATGTATCCTGCGATGATCCACTTTTACGTGCTTAGAATATTAGATTTGCAAGTCACTTGATCACTCTGAAGTCATCCTCGATTCCTAAGCAAAAAGTGAATAGCCACAGAAGGATACATCGCACTGCAGACTAGGCCTGAGAGAAAAGCGCATTATACCCTCGCATTCTAGTGCAGAACACATGGGCGCACGTGTGCGCCGCGAGAGAAaatgcgtctctctctcttgctctcggAGGAAAACCGAGAGGCACATTCCGAGCGAGAGCTGGCCTGCGACGGAATGCCGCCGCTCTCGGACCTTTTTCGACCACCTTGTGCtcgctatacacacacaaagaCCGAGAAATACAAAGATTATACTCGGGGTTGATTCTTTAAATTTCTCGCGATTGAGCCTGATTCGCGGAACTCAATCTGCGCATGGCTCGCCTCCTCGAACCGTGTGACATCATATTATTCGAGTTCGCTGACGTCAAGAGTGTGTGTTCCGTCTCTCATCTGACACGCTCGATACGAATTATCGTCACCTCTAGCACATCATCCAGAGCTGCCGCGATGATTCACGCGCGAATGAAATTTTCGATCTATAAAGAGCTGTGCTGCAGTGGAGCGAAAAAATTGGGCGAATGGAAAGTCGCGAATTTCGGCTGCGGCGTGCATGTGCGCTCTACGTGCGCGGACGtctaaaaatatgtgtgtcgGATGAACGTTTTAGAATGCGAAGCgcgattttcttttctttttcaagaCAGACGTACATTTCTCGAGTTCAATTGCGAAAAGACAGGATGAAAAAATACACGCGGCTTGTTTTTTACGAGGCTGAGATCGTCTCGTGAATTCGTAACGACGGAATATTTGCATATTTTTGTCTCTAtgttttttgtacattttttgcgcaatgcagc
Coding sequences within it:
- the LOC100116851 gene encoding bone morphogenetic protein receptor type-1B yields the protein MAALLAGQSRRARRTSLWLGCCIVFLACRTIAVSAITCYCDGHCPDGRQNGTCETRPGGHCFSAVEKVYDADSDENVPEWSFGCLPPDEQGFMQCKGNLVPHIQEKNIVCCNNTDLCNKDVFPMYKSKPTVPPDPRALPSGVPLIILAVSLSVLLIVFSVSMVLIYHRYRRKERGPCLVSSQGTLKDLIDQSSGSGSGLPLLVQRTIAKQLALSQCVGKGRYGEVWLARWRGEKVAVKVFFTLEEASWFRETEIYQTVMMRHDNILGFIAADIKGTGSWTQMLLITDYHERGSLHDYLQTSVLDHPSLLAICLSIASGVVHLHTEIFGTKGKPAIAHRDIKSKNILVKRNGECAIADFGLAVRYLSDTGEIDIAPNTRVGTRRYMAPEVLDESLNTSSFDAFKMADMYSVGLVLWEVCRRCASGGKVSTAEPYALPYHDVVPSDPDFEEMRFAVCVKRIRPVIPTRWENDPILFTLSKLMTECWHTNPAVRLTALRVKKTMSKLHIDNAIKIV